Part of the Carcharodon carcharias isolate sCarCar2 chromosome 20, sCarCar2.pri, whole genome shotgun sequence genome is shown below.
GGCATCAGTGGTGCCATCTGCCAACTATGAAGCTTCCTCTTCCAGGTCATTAGAAAAATTGTTAAATCAGTCTCAACACTGACCACCTTCCCCCTCCAACCCACCCAGAAGCATTCCCATTCAAAGCACCCCTCCAGAAATATTCCCATTTACACTGAACCTCCACGCACAATGTTCATTCATAGATTGTTTTCTAATTATCCTACCCTGATTTTCTACATCTGTGTATCATCACCAGATTTCCTTCACACGTTTTCCATTTGGCTTCTTATGAAAAGCTCTAAAATCCATGAAGCAGTCAACCTCATGATCTCCTCAAATTCATCACTAGTTATTTGTCAATGGTCCCGTACATTGGGTTGCCCTGACATTCCTAGTGTAAACCCATGCTGACACTTGCTCATTAGTTTGCGTCTCCCTAAAAGCCTTGCTAGCTTGACCTTGATGACCGATTCTAGAACTTGCCGCTATGCAGAATTTCCTGGATCATCCAATCCGTTTTTAAGATGCTCCATTTACCTTTTTCCAGTTGTCCGATATTAGCCTTTTCAGTGTGTCCCTAAAGTATTTGTGGGTTATTCTTAATTGTATAAGTACCTTATGGTTCAGCTGGTGATGGGCAGCGTGTAACTGATCAACCAGCTTAGGACAATATCTGGTTTAgtccctggtctgtgctgagttagctgatctcagtcagGCCACCATGATAAGCCATTGTGTCAGGGATGTGGAGAAAGCAGCCAGGTCCCTGTTCTTGATCCTTTGACCCTGTTAGGGACTGTTTAGTGAGCACCAAATTGGACATTCAATTGAGCTGAAGTGTGAAAGATGGTCCCCTGAGTGAGGTGGCAGGGGGCAGGACCAGGGCCTGTGGAGGCCAACTCCCAGCAGTCGATGGCCCTAGAGGGGATGGCAATTATCATTTTGGAAAGGATCTCCAGATTGCAGTGCAGACTGTTGGGGAGAGCAGCAgggcacaggaagaggagattgcTTGCAGCTACAGCAGACACTATTATGTTCATTTAAGAGAAAAACATATATTTATACACTGCACTTCACATCCTCAATGTCCCAATGGGttccacaaccaatgaagtactttatgtatagtcattgttgtaatgaaaTAGGGGAAACAAGCAATTAAGTACTTTGTGTATATTCATTGTTGTAATGAAATAGGGGAAACATCTACCTCCCTcttcaagcttggcctaaatagccaagtggttatggtactgggtttgtaaccccaagatcaagagctcaaatctcacaatggcaagctatgaaacaatgtaatttcatctgaataggaacagatggaaacgggtttgtactcgaaagagttacctccCTCTTCAACGGAGATGACTGGATGTGAATCCTTCAATAACTCATGTCACatggctatctctctctctctctctctctccctctcagggtgAAGAACTTCGAGATGCAGGATGCATACAAGAAAGCCTGGGGTAGTGATTCTGATGGGAACACAGGCAGAGTTGTCTCCAGTCAGCCAGGCAACATGCACAACAACCATGAGATGACCGGGCGGGGTGGTGAAGGAGAAGGCTACATTACCAGGTAGCCAGGATGGGGTtacatcactgtttaaaaaccagAGCACAGCAGTGGTCACATACACAAACCATTTGGGACTCCCTACATGCTGTAATTGGTGAGCGGACAAACTGCTCTTTTAGCACTGATCTCCAATGGAGGCAGCAGGCACACCCTTTCCACCTCTACTTTGTGAGAGAAAAGGTGCACAATCTTTTCACCTCTTTTCTCCCACTGTCCCTCAAGGCAGCATGACCTTTCCACCCCTGACTCAGGAGGTGAGAAGACACAACCTCTCAATCCTTATCAACACCCCCTTCcaaaggaggagagtggggacccCATTGCCACCCCTGCTCTTCGGTTTGGGAGATCTTTGCACTCTTCCAGAGTGAAGAATCCACCTCCTTACTAATttctctccctccaacccctgATTGCTAGAGCCCCACAGGTGAATTTGTTTTAATAACAAAGGGCAGATGATGGAGAAGCATTCATTACACCAAGTCACCAATATCAGATAGAAATAACCTGAGAATTTTGGTTCCATTTCAGGGTAACCAATGACTCTCGAGAGGACGAAATGGAAGACAACCTGCAACAAGTGGGCAGTATCATCGGAAACTTGAAAAGCATGGCCATTGACATGGGCAACGAAATAGATGCCCAGAACAAAAAGATCAGTAACATTGCTGAGAAGGTACTTGCTGTGTTTTCCTCCTCTTTCCTCAATGCTAAGGCTTCTATACAGTAGATTACTCTTACAGAGCAAGTCGTAGCTCCCTTCGGTCTTGAGTATCTTCTCTTGAGAGCAAGGTAACAAGCCCAGGATAGCAAACAGGAAACCCGTCCTTAAATTACTAGTTATTGAGCCCACCCTAGAGAATCTCATCAGGCCTCATTCAGATCTTTGGTTAGATGATCAAGTGAATGTATAGCACATTATGGAAAATATCTATTTTTGTAAAAGCTTTGCTAGTCTATTCCTTGCAGGAAAGGTAAAATATGCTAAGCTATTGTTTTGTGGATGGTTTTTATAGGTTTCATCTTATCAGTTGTATGTGATTTCTAATTGTTCTAACCTATTCACTTCTGAGGAACGCTATATGTAACAAGACAGATTTGTCTTAACTTGGTTGAACAGTTTTTCACTTCTTAATACACCTACAAGCAGTTCATAGAGCTCCCAGGATTTGAAGAACTTGGACATATCTAAAAATAATGAGTCATAGAGATAATAGCAGATTGCATGTTGTGCTTGTTTGTGTGGCTTGGCTCCTCCCTCCAGCCTGGATTGGATTAACAACATTTATATTGTTACAAAGGGGTAGAAGTTACACTACATTGTACAACGGCTCTAGTTAAACTGCATTTAGAGTCCTGTGCTTAGTTCTGGGCACaacatctcaggaaggatatatcagCCTCAGGgaatgcagtgcagattcaccagaatgatactggggctaTGGGAATTAAATTGAGGGCAGGTTaaatagactaggcttgtattcctttgAATAGATTAAAGGGTTATCTAATTGATGtgttttaaaatgattaaaggattcaACAGAATAGAGGGGAagaaaccatttcctctggtgagggaaTCCAGATCAAGGGCCGTAAACTTAGAGCTAGAGCCTTCTAGAGTGATTTCAGAATCAATTCCTCATAGAAGAATTCTTTACCccaaaaaggctgtggatgctgaggCTCAGTAGAAAATTTCACAACTGAGACTGATGTACTTTGTTagacaagggtattaagggatatggtatTAAAGCAGGCAAATAGAGTTGAGATACAGGTCAGCCACAATCTAATTGAACAGGTTGTAAGTGtagatctactcctgttcctaattgaGTTGGGCTGTGATGTGGATTTTAACTGCAGCTGGATGTGAACTTATGTCTTGCGTTTTATCTTCATAAAGTTTTTTTAAACTCAATAAAATCCTATCAGATGGGAACAGTAAACTTAGTTCTCCATGTGCAATTGGTATGGGGAAGGGGTGTGTGCACAAGGTGAGCTGGCGCtgactgtctctgtgttcaacaGGCTGATGCCAACAAAGCTCGGATCGATGATGCCAACCTGACAGCAAACAAACTCATCAAAAAGTAACATGGAGCCTTGAATGTACAGCTTCACCTCGTCTGATTTCTGCGTCCCTTTCCATGGGAGTCATTGTGCCTTCTTACATCTCGATTTCTCCCAACGAGCTGACTGTGAATTAGTGTAAGATCTACATTGCTTCCAAGTGACTCCCAGCGTTTTTGATCAGTGTAGTCTACCAGCCGGACTCTGGAGCCAGTCAAGGTTGTGTCCAAAGAgtgactgattttttttccccctcttccATCGTCCACCCGCTGGCCTCATGTTTAAATGGCTTTTATCAGCAGTGCATTTTTTTGTACACTTCTTGTCCATTTGTTGGCTACCAATGTAATGACTGTGAAGGACTGACTGCAAGGATCAAAAGTGGGAGCTGTGGGCAGTCCAAAATAGCAATATCAGGGAGACTGGTCTCTCTTTATTCTTCCTCCCATCTTTCTTCTTTCAACCTCTTGCTGTTTGCTCTATCTTTTCCTCTCGGCCTCCAATCAGATTCTACTAGATTATTTTAAATATCCGTATTATCTAATATTCATTTAAACTAAGTATTTCAGACAAAAGCTGCATTGGCCAATACCAGAGGATAATGTTGCTCTGAAGGAAGAATGAGTAGTTTAATTGTACATGATCCAGAATGACTTTACTTTTGCAGTTTGATTGTGATGCACTCATTGAGAGTTACAATGATTCAACCCACTTCAGTAATGGCACCTCATCTCTGGGTCATGGCAATAATCCAGATATCTACAGCCTCAGTGTCTCGCTACCCTTCCTCTGATTATTCTGTTTCGCACCCTTGCTCTTGTTTTAGCTGTGAATTGCTTGCCAGTTTTTAACCATATTTAATTTGGCAACTCAGAAGGTTTAATAACAATCCTATTTCTGCAATGCAAACCACATTTTAGTTCTGCCTCAGAAATCGAGCTTCCTTTTATGGGAGGGGAACACAGACTGAAAGCGCTGGGATATGAGTCTGCTGGATCTCGGACAGTGAGAGAACTGAGTGATTTTTGAGAGGGAATTGAACCCGATTTGAAAAGTGCTGCTGCTTGACAGTGActctggaaatgctgcttcatatcaaagcacccagggtCTGGGCCTTCCTGTCAATCCACCTCTCCCACCTTTCTTCCTGGCTTTAGTCTTCCAAGCCACCTAGATCATGAGCCTTCCTGTCAAATTTATAGTACACAAGCCACCGTGACTAGGCATGCCCATCAATCTTAAACTTTGCCCTAAACTAGATGGGCACCAGCAGTTTGGATTTCCCATCTGCTTCAATCACATCTTCCTATCAACCTCAACCACATTGGCCCCAAAGAATGAGCCTTCAGCGAATAAGCCTGCAACCAGGGCACTGTAGCAGCTGGATTATGATAGTAGTCTTGTACCAAGCATGTGAGGAGAGAGCTGAACCCACAATAAACTCTGCAGTGGAGTAAAATCAGTGACCACAGGCCCAGCTGCAAGAGCAAACCATCAATTAACAAAGATGGGAACAAAATAGTAAGATGACCTGCACGTGCCTGTGCTGGTTGGGCAAAGTCACCAGGATTCTCTACATGAAGGCCCGGTCTTCAGCCAGCGCCTCTTGCAGCTTCACATCAATTGTTATCGATTACTCGTGAACAGAAGAAAAACTGAGTGGCGGTTAGGGCTGAACAGACTCTTTCCAGTGCACACGGCTTGCTGTAATATATATTTTGCACATTTAATCATTTCTCTACTCTCCAACTGCATTGAACTCATTGGGAAGTAATGATGTTTAATAGAAATAATGTGATTACTAACTGCAACCTGACTCTTTATACCTTAAAACATCTCATTTCTTAAAAGAAATAAAACTCGATCCTCCTGATGAAATCGTGACTGAAGTAAAACTTGACATTGTACTAGATCCGCACTGTCAGGCCCATAGAGTTACAGAACATTGGTTAAATTTGCTACTCATTAAATTAAAAGCATTTAATTGTTATCTCCCCCACTTAGCACATTCCCTACAGCTGGTATCTTAGTTGTTTCATTTAGCCATTCCAAATTTCCATAAATTTCCACAGTAATAACCAAATCAACAGGCCACAATAGCTCAATTCTGGCAGGGAAAATGTTCCTGATGTTTATTGTGCTTCACATTTTCAAAGTTCCTGAAGAATTGAATGATTTCTGTTCTGCTGCAATTATAAGGGGCATTGCTGAATTCCAGGTTCCTCTCGCCACCCTAAATATTCTTAGGGATCCTGCATTTTGACTTATGGGTCTCTTACCTAAACAAGTGGTGATTGATCTGGCTGGCCTTCCTGGCCAGGCTGAGTGTCAGGGCAAGCAAGAGGAAACCTTGTCCTGCCACAGAGTTCCCTGCTGCTGAACACTTGTCAAATCaaaaaggtggggtggggggtggagaaaaACTAACAAGGAAGCATTTTATATGTAagtattttattttatatatacacAATGCTGTTTGAAATGATGGATGGAATGGAGCCAGAACTCAGCAACAAGAAGTTGGAACAGGGGCTGTAGCTGCACCATCACCTTTAACCAAGAATGCTGAGTCTTGTCAGCTTAGATACCAGTCCTGATCCCAGGCAGCAgcctctttatcagcaaatcagATTCAAGCTGAATAGAGCTCCAGTTATGGGAGTAGGAAATACAGTGAAGAACAGTCAAGTTACCCAAGCCATCTCCCTACCCTAACATAATTCCAGccccttttccaactcaggaagtCATGTGCAAAGTGCTACTGTTTATACAAGGTGCAACTGTAGTGGATTCTGTCAGGAGTGTGCAGGACTGTGTGTGTCCCTATGTTCACAGTGGCTTAAAAACACTAAAGTATAGATTAAAGGTAGCATATCAACTTTACTAACCCCAATAACTGGAATACAGGCAGGGCTGGGGCCCTTAGCATCACATCGTACTGCCCTTCCACAGTTTTCTTCAATGGGTTGGAGTCACTTCCACTGTATAGTGTATTGTAAGGTACTTCTACCATTTAACCAGCTGCCCAGATAAGCTGGGCCATCATCCTGTGACTAAGGCAGAGACCTTGGATCTTCAAGAGAATTTCTTCTTTGTTGCTGTGAAACGTTCCATATACTGAGGGAAGAGAAATACAAATCAGAGTGCAAaccacccaaacactcactcaggtcTGTCACAATGAATCAATCCACCGTCACAGTTAGACTGTCATTTGCTCAATCTACTGTCCCACACACAATTTCACCCCTATGATCATGCAGAACTGTGCCCCTATACTTGGCCCACCCTCCCATCTGCAATAACCCCACTCAGGTGGAACTAATCCCTGAGGTCTCCACCCTGCCACCCAATTTCTGCAAATTCTTATAAACTATCAGCCTTCCCCACACTTTGGACCGTGCACTGGAGTCAGATTGGCATCAGACTGACAGGGCAGAAGTGAACTGAAATACTCTGGATTCAGTTACATCAACAGAATACCACCATTCAATCACCCTTCCCCTTCAGCTCCTAAGTCCTTTCCTTCATTAATCTCACATTCCTACTTAGGCCAATTTAGAGGAATGGGTTTAGACTGACATTAAAAAGGTATGGGGAATGAATGGGATATCAAAGGATACAGGGATTAAgcaggagagtgggtttagacaaggtgggatattaaagggtatggggaggtTCCCAGGAGAGTGGTATTGAGTGGATAGCTCGTGATGCAAACACACAGGTGTACACTGGGTGAACCTGTTTCTGTCCTGGTACACTAGAGAATTTGAAGTAAGCACTAATGATGCTGAAAGTACAGGTGTACAAACCTGGTCTTAGCTCTAAATCAGTAAAATCATAGGAATTCCACAGCGTACTGCAGGCACCAGAGATGTCAGGGTTTCAAATGGGATCCTTTGCCAGAAGTAACACTAACCAGACGCCTGTACCTGTCTATTCTGTTTCAGGTATTGATTATCCCATTAGCACCACCAATCCTTGCCCATCACACATTGTGACCAACCTTATCATAACCCTCCTGATCTCGCAgattcttaatttcaaaaagatttCCTTCAACAGCCAGCAGAGAGATCTGGGAGTCAGCCAGAATACTGACAGGGATCATGGAGATTTCTAAACAGTTCTCTTCAATCCGCAAAACCTTCAACCGTGGACAGCGGGAGATGTGCGATGAAATCTGAGAGATCTGAAAGCACAAAATGGTAACTTTAAACTTCAAACCAAATCATAAAATTAGCAGCTTGTAGTGCACAGTCCTCATACTGTGCACACACTGCTCTTCTATTGCACCCATACCTCTTCCATGTATGGGTTTTTGAATCAATGTACACAATTAATGGCATTTTTTCACAAAAAATTGCACTGATGGATTTGTACAATAAATCAAATTGTATTGAAGCGTTTGAAGAAAAAAAACATTGGTTCCTAATTGATTTAAGGATCAATATTGTCACAGTTACAATTAATAATGCATATCCCTCATACTGTGCACAATTAAGTGCACACAACTAATAACAGTTCATACTGGGGATAACCTTTACTAGGTACAGGAGGCAATTCAGCCACtgaagtctgttctgccattcaattagatcatggctgatttgtatcttGCCTATTCACCtaccttggttctgtaacccttaatcccCTTGCCTAATAAAGATCTATCTATCtgtgttttgaaattttcaactgactcCTCCCCCTTGACAgctttttgtgtgaagaagtgtttcctgacatcacctctAAACATCTGGCTCAATTTTAAGATTGTTCCCCCTTGTTCTGGGCTTCCTTATCAAAGGAATAGTTTATTTCTAATTATCCTATCACATCTTTTAATCATcacgaacacctcaattagatcacccctatAACTTCTAGACTGAAAGGAATACCAACCTTGCCTATGCAGCCTGATCTCATAATTAAACCCTTTTAGCCCCTGTATCATTTTGGTAAAACTGATACAACCCCTTGAGATACATTGAattcagtactccagatgaggtctaaccAGAGGGTAGCATAACTCCCACCACCTACCAATTTTAGTACGTACTCATCATTCTCAGTCTTTTTGTCACTTCCCTCTGACCTAATTCTCTATACAAGCCAATGGCTGCCTTCGATTCCAATTGTTTTTGCAATAATGATCCTAGATGgaaccttatcaagtgccttctgaaaGTCTACATAAATAACACTCATAGGAAATCCTTTATAATATCAGTAACCCCTCAAAAAAATGCAACTAGGTTCATTAGACATGACTTACCATTTACAAATACATGTTGCCTTTGTCTGCACACAGGCTGTTGCAACTAATAATAGACAAAGCTCAGAGTGCTAAGCTTATACCGAGAACAAGAAATAATGCAGATTGTAGTGTGTGCATTATTATATAATTCACAGCGTACAGAAGTAATAGCATACACATCTCACACTGCACAACAATACAGATCCTGGTGTACAAATAGTGTACGCAGACTGGCATGAACAACTAATAATACACACAGTTCAGAGTGCGCATTAACCGCTCATCCTCACATACTATTCCATTTTTTTTTGAGTTGTGCTTGCCAGTGACAGACCTGGTTCTGGTTGACATTGAGTTCAATGGCTTGCAACCGCTCCAATTCATCTGGAAGGCGCTGGATTCGGTTCTTGGACAGATCCACCACATCCAGGTGTCGGAGGTGGCAGAGCTGAAGTGGAAACTCCCGAAGTTGGTTCCCAGAGAGATTCAGGGTCTTCAGGGCTGCCAGCTGGCCAAAGCTGGAGGGGAGTTGTTTCAGTGAGTTACTGTTGAGATGCAGAGTCTCCAGTTTCTTCAGCTTGCCCACATCGTCTGGGAGAACAGCTGACAGAGAAACATGTCAAGATAACGGAAAGAGACGTGTTCAGTGGGTAGAACTGCCAACCAGTGAGGTACCGAGCTACTTTCATGTTCCTGGGTCATTCTGGGCCTGGTGTCATGCTGTGAAAGGGAAGCTCTCAGATTCTGGGTGCACTGGGATCAGTTCGGAGGCAGGCGGGATCTGCAAAAGAGAGACGGGCTGGAGACAGTGTTTGAGAGAAGGATACAGATTCCTGGGATTAGGGACCAATTAACATAGGAGCATAGTTTTGGGGCAGAATTGCTTTGTACAGATGGACAGGCTTCACCTGAACAAGGCTGAGACCAGTGTCCTTACTGACAGAGTATCCTAACTAGTAATTTGGAGGAGTTAAATTAGAATAGAAAGAGAAGGGGCAGCCAAtgcaggaaagtgagagagaacagggaaATTATAAAAAAGCACATCAGGAGGAAGAGCAATTAAAAGAAAAAATGTAGATGGAGAGCGGTTTGAGATGTGTATTTGTAAATACACAAAGGATTGTGAATAAAATTGGTGAGCTGGATGCACTGATTGCTGTAGGGTGCAGGGTGGTCTGATATAATGGTATCAATGAGGATGTATGTTGCATGGGGCTGGAAtggactgggctgggctgtgcacAACTGATGGTCTACTGAGTCTTACCCAATTTATTGCTATTCAAATTCAAACTCTTCAAAGCTGTGAAGTGGCCAATGACAGAAGGCAAGATCTCGATCTTGTTTCCTGACAGATCCATCGTCCTTAGACTCGATGCAAGTTTCTGCAGGTCCATGGGAAACTGAATATTAAAAAGAACAAATCCAGAAATCAGTAACTTCTAAAGAATTGCTAAAGGAGAAAAGGGGCAATCCCTGAATCTCCCACCTATACCGAACTAGGGTCTCCTGGAAGACCAGCTCCACCATAACCACCTGCTACTGGGAGAATAATACAGGCATGTAAAGGACTGAAGTAACTAAGCATTACTTTAATATCAAAGGGCTGCAGTTTGCACAGCTGATTAATGAGGGCTGCTCCTGTATCTTGTGTTCACCTTCAATGGAACAGCATAGAAGGCTAAAATAGTGAGGTCAAAATGGAAATGGGAGGGGTGTAAAAGGGGAGTGAGAATGGAAGCAAGCATTAAAGTTGCTGAGACAAATGTGTCTCAGTCCAACTACTGACATTCCTCAGATCAATGAAGTACATCATGGACAAGGAACAATCACTTTCACATTCAGTTCCCAAGAATTAGAAACATCAATGACTAGGTTTGCATTCTCTCGTAGATTAAGAgctgatctgatcgaggtgtttaagatgattaaaggatttgataggattgatatagagaaactatttcctccagCGGGGccagtccagaacaagggggcgcaaccctaaaattagagccaggctctTCAATGGTGATTTCAAGAAACATTTCTTCAAACAAAGGGTGGTGGAACTCTCTCCAACAAAATGCTGTCAAGACTGGGGGTCAGCTGAAAATTTCAAGACCGAGATCGATGGACTTTTGGTAGGTAAGGCTTTAAAGGATTACAGAACAAAGGTGAGGACTTGGAGTTAaataaagatcagccatgatctaaccgaGCACTAGAAGaggcttaaagggctgaatggcctcctatccTATGTTCTGAAGTCTGGTTACTTGTGGTTCTGGCCTTATCTTAATAATGCAGTAAGTAATTTAAGAATGTATAGAATTAGCCTCAATGCTTCTCATTTTGTGAAGGGAAGAATCTGTCTGGGTTGCTGCTCCCCATCACTGTCCCGTGATTGTTGCAGTGAAGTATGAAGGGAGAGCAGGGGATAAGATCCAGGGTTGAATGTGAAGCCCTCACTGCCGATCATGCTGCTGGCATTCATGGTTAGGGCACAAACACGATCCACGGCTACTTTGATGAGAAATCACTAAGTCTGCCGACAGCTCAACTTTAGGGTCCATTACAAACatcacaactctcactgttttgctgCAACTTCTCACCTCATTCAGGCCTTTCCCCGTGAGCTGGAACacccctgtcttctgtgcagtttCCAGGTGAGCTTTCAGGGCACTGTTCCCCATGGCAAAACTGCATAAATTCAAAAAAACTTTCCCCAATCTCTGGTCACATCCAGGTCTGCTCAAGACAAGTCCCACCAGATCATACCTATAATAAAACACACAAGTCAACAA
Proteins encoded:
- the lrrc57 gene encoding leucine-rich repeat-containing protein 57, with amino-acid sequence MGNSALKAHLETAQKTGVFQLTGKGLNEFPMDLQKLASSLRTMDLSGNKIEILPSVIGHFTALKSLNLNSNKLAVLPDDVGKLKKLETLHLNSNSLKQLPSSFGQLAALKTLNLSGNQLREFPLQLCHLRHLDVVDLSKNRIQRLPDELERLQAIELNVNQNQISQISSHISRCPRLKVLRIEENCLEISMIPVSILADSQISLLAVEGNLFEIKNLRDQEGYDKYMERFTATKKKFS
- the LOC121292445 gene encoding synaptosomal-associated protein 23-like, with protein sequence MSVEDIQARANQVADESLESTRRMLQMAEESRDAGGKTMIMLDEQGEQLRRIDEGLDQINQDMKEAEKNLTDLTKCCGLCVCPCSRVKNFEMQDAYKKAWGSDSDGNTGRVVSSQPGNMHNNHEMTGRGGEGEGYITRVTNDSREDEMEDNLQQVGSIIGNLKSMAIDMGNEIDAQNKKISNIAEKADANKARIDDANLTANKLIKK